DNA from Oncorhynchus nerka isolate Pitt River unplaced genomic scaffold, Oner_Uvic_2.0 unplaced_scaffold_910, whole genome shotgun sequence:
gtttgtcaagtgtgtgtgtgtgtgtgtgtttgtcaagtgtgtgtgtgtgtgtgtgtttgtcaagtgtgtgtgtgtgtgtgtgtttgtcaagtgtgtgtgtgtgtgtgtttgtgtttgtcaagtgtgtgtgtgtgtgtgtgtttgtcaagtgtgtgtgtgtttgtcaagtgtgtgtgtgtgtgtgtttgtcaagtgtgtgtgtgcgtgtgtgtgtgtgcgtgtatgtgtgtgcgtgcgtgccaaatgtgtgtgtgtgtgtgcgtgtttgtcaagtgtgtgtgtttgtcctgtgtgcgtgtccagtgtgtgtgtgtgtgtatccagtgtgtgtccagtgtgtgtgtgtgtatccagtgtgtgtgtgtccagtgtgtgtccagtgtgtgtgtgtgtccagtgtgtgtgtgtgtttttgttcagtgtgtgtgtgtgtgtttgtccagtgtgtgtgtgtgtgtttgccaatctgtgtgtccagtgtgtgtgtgtgtatcaagtgtgtgtgggtgtgtgagtccagtgtgcgtgtgtccagtctgtgtgtgtgtccagtctgtgtccaatgtgtgtgtgtctagcttgtgtgtgtccagtgtgtgtgtgtttgtccagtgtgtgtgtgtgtccagtgtgtccagtctgtgtgtgtccactgtgtccaatgtgtgtgtgtgtgtccagtgtgtgtgtgtgtgtgtatatcacaATGTCTGTGTGACAATTACTATTATTTCAGGGACACTGAGTCGCTACAACCCCAAAGAtgaaaccctggatagaggggctcagtgaatgtggaggtgaatgtgatcaggtgggtcagtgtgtcagaggaggctctatagaaggacagagtgccggctggccagtccagacacactcctactctgtgggagctggaggaggggacgtctatggtagtgggTTTATCATTGTGCCAGGCAATGTAACTGTTGTCAGAGCAGGACATACaccaggacttgtcattgtatcCAAGACAACAGtccttaacccctcctctcctgctgattcctttatatgtcactcctataacAGCCCCTCttccactccactctacctcccagtaacagcgcccagtcagaccctctctacacagcacctgtccacagtcctcaaatctctctgggtgatcaggatacggctgcttctctctcctacatgtcacctttctgttctcctcagacagagagaggagtctgtctactgtgtttgggtccagtgtgagatcacagacatctgatggatgaaaccagacacaatattagaaatcatcatcattcacattagaatgttaactcacttttcactaattcatttaatgtagatgtttctaggtatcaaaaggagaagttaaggtaacttgagacttttgtcagttatactgtatggtaatataaaacacacttattcagcttaattacacacacacacacacacacacagacacacacacagtcaaagcaactctttgtaaactttggtgtccctgatttctgcttctgtagaactacagctgatatttaatatgaccaagtaagtaatgatggtggtctttgactttgacttaacttgaattaagacttattcttagtaacattcttcacagcagtcaacactcacattttctaagtccaggtttcattctgttctctccaccatgttccacactgtagcggtaagcagaagaacagacagtcattgagggatacacctgaactcacacacacacacacaggacacacacacctgctggacgCACGCTCGACActcgctggacacacacacagtcagcaaaTAACTTCGTCCAAGTGgtggtcagaatgtttgtcttaaccagcctgataagtcaaacatgtctgatatgaacattgacataaaccctctacatacttgagtttctccagtctgcagtgtggatccttcagtccagcagagagcagtctgactcctgagtctcctgggtgattgtagctcaggtccagctctctcaggtgtgaggggtttgacctcagagctgagaccagagaagcacagccttcctctgtgactagacagcctgacagcctgcaaagagtcaaatcattttaaaatcacactgctattctttggtggtgaaaatagtggcagtatattttttcaacatattcagatatatcagtgtcctgaaaccttccatatctattcataaaatagtgtatcatcataaaaaatgacaaataatcaaagtattgcctgcagatagaaacatgtatagtacaaatattacAGTAGATTGACCAGACCACTTtaaaagcagtatcagtcaaaagacagacagtgaggtatcagatttagattgtattgagtatacagtccacaccatatctatttagacagtgaggaatcagattgtattgagtatacagtccacaccatatctatttagacagtgaggtatcagatttagattgtattgagtatacagtccacaccatatctatttagacagtgaggtatcagattgtattgagtatacagtccacaccatatctatttagacagtgaggtatcagatttagattgtattgagtatacagtccacaccatatctatttagacagtgaggtatcagatgtagattgtattgagtatacagtccacaccatatctattttgacagtgaagcagacattttaaatgtgtctctattctccaacattttggatttgaggtcaaatgtttcatatgacgtgacagtttataatgtcaccattaatttgagggtattttaagACATATGCGTTTCACtattaaaaatgaaaacaatTTATGTTTCTAGTCTCCCCATTTGAAGAAGTCTTAAGTATTCTGAACAATTCACTCATAGTGtattaaaatagtcaaaaatgTAGTTTTTTGTCGTAAACTCGTTggttgcatttgcagtttgttttggttgtgtttttggttgtgttttgccCAATAATAAAATGGTGGATGATGAGTGGAGTAACTTTTCTGTCTAAGAGAGTAGATAACATGTTTCTAAACAATAATAAATTAAACCTGATGATGTCATGATTAAGAAAAATCATGAaagaatcatgaataataatgagtgagaaagttacagagactacaacaaaacatgctaacctctcaccattaccaataacagaggctacaacaaaacatgctaacctctcaccattaccaataacagaggctacaacaaaacatgctaacctctcaccattaccaataacagaggctacaacaaaacatgctaacctctcaccattaccaataacagaggctacaacaaaacatgctaacctctcaccattaccaataacagaggctacaacaaaacatactaacctctcaccattaccctcaaataaaaggtgacattctgtactgtcatctaatatgaaacattctatctcaaatccaaaatgctggagaaaagcaccacatttaaaactgtaagcttcactgtccaaacacatatggtgtggactatgtgtgtctggtaaacacatgtggatcaggtgaacagttatcacttgttgaccaactacaggaatactgacctcagagtctccagtttacagtggggattccccagtccagcagagagcagcttcactcctgaatccttcaggtcgttgttactcagatccagctctctcaggtgtgaggggtttgacctcagagctgagaccagagaagcacagccttcctctgtgactccacagcctgacagcctgacaaagagatcatcatgacttcacaaacacactgttcatttaacaccagtagtgtagaaggacaatagtagatgcatttggtttattctcccaaacaacatatagattcatcttccgtctcctagaattgtatggtcataatgttatactaatgtgaaaatcaatgaatttattcaatatgtttttcaatataatattatatacatattataatacatatttttctctcaactgaatatttcttcctgatgattagttcttatatgtcattttatttactcacagaacagctctggaggctttgaccactggcagcagcctcagaagaccttcctctgatctggagaatttcttcaggtcaaacacatccagctccttttctgaagtcagcaacacaaagaccagagctgaccactgtgcaggtgacaggtTGGGTTTTGAGAAACTTCCTGAGCTCAGGTatctttggatctcctccactagagaatggtcattcagttcattcagacagtggaacagattgatgctcctctctggagagggattctccctgatcttctccttgatgtacttgactgtttcttcatggctctgtgagctgcttcttgtctttgtcagtagacctcgtaagtgcttctgattggactccagtgagaggcccagaaggaagcggaggaaaaggtccaggtttcctgtctcactttgtaaggctttatccacagcactcttgtagaaaGTAACTGCAGACTCGTCTTTTGTTTGCAGTTCAtccattagattctcattgttgttgatgaatgagaggaacacatatacagcagccagaaactcctgaatgctcagatgaacaaagcagtacaccttgtcctggtacagcacacattcctctttaaagagctgtgtgcacaatcctgagtacactgaggcttcattgacattaatgccagcctctttcaggtcttcttcatagaaaatcagattgcccttcacaagctgttgaaaagccagttttcccagtgacagaatgctctctttattccagtgtggatctgtctcttctttcccaagatacttttcattcttctgtttggtatgaaacaccacaaggtgtgtgtacatctcagtcagagtcttgggcatctcttctctcttatgtttcagcatgtgttcaaggactattgcagaaatccaacagaagactggaatatggcacatgatgtggaggctccttgatgtcttaatgtgtgagatgattctgctggccaggtcctcatcactgaatctcttcctgaagtactcctccttctgtgggtcattgaaccctcgtacctctgtaacctggtcaacacaccctgaagggatcttattggctgctgcaggtcgggaCGTTATCCagatgagagcagagggaagcagatttcccttgatgagatttgtcagcagaacatccactgaggttgactctgtgacgtcccaacagatcttgttcttctggaagtctaggggcagtcggcactcatccagaccatcaaagatgaacagaactttgtacttgtcatagttggagattcttgattgtttggtttccattgagaagtgattaagaagttcaatgaaagtgtgtttgtcctctttcattaaattcagctcccggaaagggaatgaaaatacaaattggacatcctgatttgcttttctttcagcccaatccagaatgaacttctgcacagagactgtttttccaatgccagcgactccctttgtcagcacagttctgataagtttgtcttgtccagttaagggtttgaagatgtcgttacatttgattgcagtctctggtcttgtttgtttcctggttgttgtctcaatctgtctcagctcatgttcattattgacctctcctgttccaccctctgtgatgtagagctctgtgtagatcttattgagaagtgttgggtttccttgtttagcgatcccctcaaatacacattgaaacttcttctttagattagatttgagttcacgttggcaaatcacatCAGGATCATCTGAATCTAGAAATAACACAGATGATATTAATATTACGTCTTttttaatgtctacagtattgaaggactgttataaagttttaaattataataatttattatcttaactgactgtataaatgtgtaaCTGTTTtcatcctgacccctcctgtctcagcctccagtatttatgctgcagtagtttatgtgtcggggggctagggtcagttatatctggagtacttatcctgtcctattcggtgtcctgtgtgaatgtaaGTGTGCTCTctatctaattctctctttctctctttctttctctctctcggaggccctgagccctaggaccatgcctcaggactacctgacatgatgactccttgctgtccccagtccacctgaccgtgctgctgctccagtttcaactgttctgccttattattattggaccatgctggtcatttatgaacatttgaacatcttggccatgttctgttataatctccacccggcacagccagaagaggactggccaccccacatagcctggttcctctctaggtttcttcctaggttttggcctttctagggagtttttcctagccaccgtgcttctacacctgcattgcttgctgtttggggttttaggctaggtttctgtacagcactttgagatatcagctgatgtacgaagtgctatataaatacatttgatttgatttgattcatgatGCTAACTTCATTAACTAACTAAAtctgtaaatgttttcataatgcattacagactggtgtgactgattatattattattggtattattgatggtattattaatgttgtctctctctaaatgaatcaccacaacacatccctgctgctacttgatgaggtcactaggtgttgtgttaaggctgctacaatatcattgagttacacagctactttatctgtactttagctacagcttttaaatgttataaaacatcattcaacatgaggcagacagatcttacatttctccagtgtgtcagcaagctccttctggttcattttcctcaggatgtgcagtgtgatcttcagagccccctctctggcactgctctcctgcttctcatcttcagcatccaccacttccttatcctgcttctgactctcaaagccgtgtgggagttctggactaagaatcctcttgaacatcttcagctcgttcttcacaaatgtcataatattctcttcaagcaactgaaataaatcaAGTAAATAAGTTAATGAATAATTGgcagatcaactttacttgaggtaaacaaaaaacaaatgtacataacaggaccacatacactgaatatggaggccaggtctgtttgatgactctgggaagactgacccCTGAGattctctgactctgatctcccctgttggtttctgtggacaaaacatgagcttacatctcctcatccagggagtacacacacatacacacacacacacacacacacacacacagacaaacaggcaggcaggcaggcaggcaggcagacaaacaggcaggcaggcaggcaggcaggcagacaaacaggcaggcaggcaggcaggcaggcagacaaacaggcaggcaggcaggcaggcaggcagacaaacaggcaggcaggcaggcaggcaggcaggcagacaaacaggcaggcaggcaggcaggcaggcaggcagacagacagacagagagggaatgttgtgtttgtataatattgttttaggactatggaaATGGAGATAAggattagcctatggattatgaaaacaacaacaataaatgggaaaatgggagaggagaaatgactagagacagtgttgtttaactcactgaccaggacccatgagttcttcttacctttgttcaggagaaaagtctccctctctaaagtaTAGAGGAAGATCCATAGaccggtcactcttcatggacacacagctgggaacaggggaggctggtctctcctgcttgattgggcttcaacacaacagagacaaacattatatctctcatctactctgagctcagatggggaaacataagaagagtttcacaaatagaactgacttccagACGTTAGTTAGAGTTTCATTACAAAACGCAATAAATATATCACTTTTCAGAAATGTAATTTATGTTTAaaatcacttgatggtttcatttcagagaaacaaataatataaataatatatatctgcctcactctcagagaaatcagtagtactgctaggttttacacagtaataatatatatctgcctcactctcagagaaatcagtagtactgctaggttttacaaagtaataatatatatctgcctcactctcagagaaatcagtagtactgctaggttttatacagtaataatatatatctgcctcactctcagtgaaatcagtagtactgctaggttttacaaagtaataatatatatctgcctcactctcagagaaatcagtagtactgctaggttttacaaagtaataatatatatttacatttacatttaagtcatttagcagacgctcttatccagagcgacttacaaattggtgcattcaccttaagacatccagtggaacaaccactttacaatagtgcatctaagtcttttaagggggggggggggtgagagggattactttatcctatcctaggtattccttaaagaggtggggtttcaggtgtctccggaaggtggtgattgactccgctgtcctggcgtcgtgagggagtttgttccaccattggggggccagagcagcgaacagttttgactgggctgagcgggaactgtacttcctcagtggtagggaggcgagcaggccagaggtggatgaacgcagtgcccttgtttgggtgtagggcctgatcagagcctggaggtactgaggtaccgttcccctcacagctccgtag
Protein-coding regions in this window:
- the LOC135570739 gene encoding NLR family CARD domain-containing protein 3-like, which encodes MSLSGEREEGVPASEMHLSGKRVEGPVSKRRLSGEREEGGPASKRRLSGEREEGGPASKGRLSGEREEGGPASKMSLSGEHDTKSKRPIKQERPASPVPSCVSMKSDRSMMQPIVFREGASPVSSCESDKSMSPPLTFREGDFSTEQRNQQGRSESENLRGQSSQSHQTDLASIFSLLEENIMTFVKNELKMFKRILSPELPHGFESQKQDKEVVDAEDEKQESSAREGALKITLHILRKMNQKELADTLEKYSDDPDVICQRELKSNLKKKFQCVFEGIAKQGNPTLLNKIYTELYITEGGTGEVNNEHELRQIETTTRKQTRPETAIKCNDIFKPLTGQDKLIRTVLTKGVAGIGKTVSVQKFILDWAERKANQDVQFVFSFPFRELNLMKEDKHTFIELLNHFSMETKQSRISNYDKYKVLFIFDGLDECRLPLDFQKNKICWDVTESTSVDVLLTNLIKGNLLPSALIWITSRPAAANKIPSGCVDQVTEVRGFNDPQKEEYFRKRFSDEDLASRIISHIKTSRSLHIMCHIPVFCWISAIVLEHMLKHKREEMPKTLTEMYTHLVVFHTKQKNEKYLGKEETDPHWNKESILSLGKLAFQQLVKGNLIFYEEDLKEAGINVNEASVYSGLCTQLFKEECVLYQDKVYCFVHLSIQEFLAAVYVFLSFINNNENLMDELQTKDESAVTFYKSAVDKALQSETGNLDLFLRFLLGLSLESNQKHLRGLLTKTRSSSQSHEETVKYIKEKIRENPSPERSINLFHCLNELNDHSLVEEIQRYLSSGSFSKPNLSPAQWSALVFVLLTSEKELDVFDLKKFSRSEEGLLRLLPVVKASRAVLLSGCGVTEEGCASLVSALRSNPSHLRELDLSNNDLKDSGVKLLSAGLGNPHCKLETLRLSGCLVTEEGCASLVSALRSNPSHLRELDLSYNHPGDSGVRLLSAGLKDPHCRLEKLNVEHGGENRMKPGLRKYVCDLTLDPNTVDRLLSLSEENRKVTCRREKQPYPDHPERFEDCGQVLCREGLTGRCYWEVEWSGRGAVIGVTYKGISRRGGVKDCCLGYNDKSWCMSCSDNSYIAWHNDKPTTIDVPSSSSHRVGVCLDWPAGTLSFYRASSDTLTHLITFTSTFTEPLYPGFHLWGCSDSVSLK